The window CATAACccattcttctttccttcttcgtCTTCAAGATCATCTAGAAGAGATTTTGGGATTAATTGACAAAGTCCTTCCTACCTACCTCCTTTTCTCTCCTTACTTGTTTTCTGCTGTCACTATTATCCTTCCCTTTATAAGCTTAAACAACAGTCTCCATAGatgatttgaaatttgatagaGATCAAGACTGTTAATTCTGAAGCCTACTTCATCTACTCTGATGTCTTTCAACCAATCTCATCTGCAAAACTCTAGAATGCTGGGAAAAGTCATAGAGAGAAAGTGACTTGAACCTGAAGTTTGTTATAATGGTATCACATCGTGGAAACATCTATGgatcaaaattttttaaaagggATGGAAAGGAATTTTGCTACGGTTTCCAACTTTCAATCAAAAGTCATATAATCACGTAATCTTAGAGATAGAGAAACCAGAATTACTAAAGAGTCTCCTCCGCCCACAACAAATTTATCAATTAGGTTTCAATTTTGAAGTTTGCATCCAAAGGACaaaggttttggttttgaattgtgATTGGTGAAGCCTCATGGGCTTAGAAATTGGAAGAGATATAGCTAGGGTGGTCAACAGACTCAACACCATTGGATGGAAACAACATTAGATTATGACTCCACATATTCCAATAATATTCATGGTAAATTAGGTTTAACTAAACTTGAAGAAGAGATCTATGTCCATCGGACACTGCTTTGATGGTTACAAAGACAGGGAGCATGGTAAAGAAGCTCAACTCTCACAATTAAGTCACAGTTTTAAGGCTCAAGTTGGATCTTGACATTCAAATCCGATGAAGGCATGTAAGGACTTAGGCACACATTGAAACTTTCCATGCGAAAAATAGTAGTCCCATTTGAATAATTTGATGGAGGCGTATAAGGATAAGGACTTAGGTATACTCTTCTTAATGGCTAGCTTTTAAAGATGAGTTCTATTCGGATCTAACAAGTGGCGTTATAATTTCTCTTTCAAGGCATGTGCAAGACAATATCCACTGAAAAGTTGAACCGCACGTAGCCCACAAGGATTTTTCTGCCTGCATTTAAGGATCCACACATCTTTGTATAGATGATATATTACAATCTTCGAGATTATCTGATCCTAATCCACCTTTTGTTTTAGGACTACATATAATAAACTAGCTTAAATTatgaattttcttcttcatatcAGGTCCAGACCAAACTATTATCCAATTGTTAATACAGATGTTCCTTTCTATAAGAGAGAACTGCTTAGGTTTTCGATAAATGCATCATTTAAACTTGAAGTGACTTATTGTCCATGTTTTGGACATGTATGGAAAGATGTTCACATCGAATTTTATATGCACACACTCCAGGTTAAGGGAGGGAATTGGTCCATTTTCTATTTGGTTCAAGATGTAATGAACATAAATTGGAACCAGATCGATTACTAAGCGGTTCTAATTTCAGGAATCGGTTCCCCTTTATAATCTACAGCTCCAGCacaacaaccccccccccccccccatataCAAAGAATAGATGCTGGAAAATCAGTAAGTTCTAGCCTTGGAAACGAGTAGTCTTTCAAATCCGAAAGAAATACCAtagatgaaaagaaagagaacaagagatAGTAAGAGAGAAGGTCGAAACTCTATTTCTTTGACACTGTCACTCCCTCATCCGATCTTCTTGTTTTAATGCTTCTTTTAGACAAGGAATATTATAATTAGGGTTGTCAATTGGTCGGATTAGGTCTTTTTTGGTCGGGTCTAATCGGGCTTCCCCACTTTAGGACCTTGCATCATGAACGGTCCATTTAAGTAATTGGTCCTTATATGCTAGGCATGGttctatttataaatggtcagTCAGGTACCGGTCTTTAATTGGACTAAACATGCTTTGATCAGGCTCTAAATGGGCTAATGAAACACTTATCTCAAAATGGGCTATAATTGGGCTTTAATCAAGCTTTAAACAATCTTTAAACATGGGCTTAGTAAACAGCTGCTTAATGAGCTCTAAAGGACTATAAACCGGCCTTAAACATGTCGAACTGAGTCGGGTGCTCGTCAGGTAGCACCCTTGCACCGGGACTTACTTATTAATAAACTATACTTGGTCAATGTATTTCTGTCCGAGCATGGATCCTCAAAATCTGTCTATCCTCCCATCTTCAGGTAATATCTTTTAAGTGGCTAATCATGCAACTCTTTGTGGACAACCAATCTAATAGAATGGTTTATACCATATAGCTTGCCATGTGGATTCCACTttgtatgagaatcattcaatttttactGAAAGTTCccaagagcactaaacacccctatGTGAGTGACCCCaatgaggtaagaggagtcgaactcagaaccacacgttGCCTAAGGCGAAAGTCCCTTGCTAACTTGACTACCCCTTTTCTCCttcaaataaaagatatttgtTCTTAAGGAAAATGATGTCCACAATGCTTTGTCAGGGTCCTCCTCTCCATCGTCCCAATCTACCCAACATGCATTAGACGACTGGAAAGACATGGAAGTGCATGCCTGGTCCTCTAACTGTCCGATGCGCGTTGGGTAGGTTGGAGAGGAGCTAGATCTCAACATTGCCAAgttatactctctctctctctctctctctctctctctctctctctctctctctctctctctctctctctctccttcctgcCAGACACTCTTTCACACTTATTCTTCTCTTGACAATGTGCGCCCCCGTATATGATTGTAAAGCACTACCTCCGATGCACACTTTCACCTATTGGCTTAGAATATGGGAGGGACCAATATATCCAAGCAGGCAGCACGTAATCTACCCTTGCAAAAACCTTTTTCACGCCttctaagaaagagaaagtctTTAAANNNNNNNNNNNNNNNNNNNNaaaaaaaagaaaagaaaaaaagaaaaaaaaggaaagagaaagacacGAGCATAAAGAGCTATAAGCATAAGATCCACTGCCCCTCTGGTGACCGCCTGGGCTGGTGGACTTATTTAAAATTTAGATTAAACTCAACTCAATTCGATTAGCCTTTCTTCAACTAAATGGAGTCATAGATATTTTTTCACCGTTCCTCTTTAAAACCATATTTGTGGTCAACCCATGAGGAAATATATATCCTTTCTCAGTAACACTTCTTCCAAGTAGTTTTCAACTTGTATAATGGTCGTTTAGCTTCCATAGTCTGCATCTTGTCGCTCCTATTACTATTTCACTAAAAGGCCTCCATATTGAATCATATTTCATGGTTTCTAAATGGTGGCAAATAGTATTTCCTTACTGGATCTTAGCTTACTCAAatgtttgaaaataaataatgattCGAGCTTAAGAGTTTATCAGCTTGAAAGGGTTAATggattacccaaaaaaaaggaaagatataTATCATaaatcttaaaaaagaaaaaaaaaaatcttctgtttaatttttatatatacTTTAAGTCCATAGAATGTAACACCACTCAAgacttcttttaattttatatatgcTTGAATCCATGGAATGTAACACCACTCAAGTActacaaatattctcaaaatcaaactcttgtcATATTGGAAACTCTTGCCATTGCATGtaaatagtgtttttttttttaaatgatcaaAGTTCCAAGGAAGTACTTTGCCTACAAAGTGATTATTCAATAAGTCTAACATCTTTAGGAAAATCATACTGCAAAATGATGATGGTTGGAATCGGATCTTTCATGGACAGGCGTAGTACATGTACTTGAACTTAGTAGCatgaagaagagatgaaaggAATAGAAGACggtagggaagaaaatctcTACCAACTTTACAAccatgatattttttttcccctaacaGCTTCTTTCTGTCCTGCTAATGAGTTCAAGTGCACATACAACCCATGTTAGCATTCTAATTATTTTGTATAGATGTCATCTATCCCCAGAGAATGATGAGTGTTGATGATGTCTTATTTTACTAAGGTGTCAATAAATACTATCAAAGTCAATCAAGGCCAACCTGGTTCAACCCAAATCAATCAAGCCGTGCTGGCTCAGCTCTACCATGTTGTACTAAACTCACCCATGTTATGCACGTGACAAATAGTGAAGAAATACAACACTAATAATAGTACTAGGTGCATGATCTAATCCTCTGCTTACATTCTTTTTACAATTCGCACCTTGGAGCATTCTAGTTCCTAGCTAGAGAAGGAATGCATCACTAGTGCAATTTAATCTAAAGAATAAGagtccatatatatatatatatatatatcatatggATATGCTGTTAGGAACACCTCTACAAGTGATCCCTGGTTCAGAACTCGGAGCAAGCAGCTCGTAGGGCAATACCCCAGCCCCACACCTATTATTGAGGCTTGAATCGTTGTTTCTCTTCTCTATCTCCATCTCTATCCTTCTCATGTCTGCAGAGAATCCATAGAATGCCTCCACCATTTCTGCATCCCCCGTCCAGATCGACGGTTGCTGTCGCTCCCCAAGATATTCCTCATCGGTCGAGTGAGTCGACAGCGTGTCCACCACGGCCATGAACTGAGTCGACTGTAGCAAACTAGGTAGTGCAGAGAAGAAAAATCTTTGCGGGTCAGCCATGAAGTAGGCATAGTCAGGGTCACCCTCCGCTGGTATCAACCGCCGCATCAAGGGCGGCCGGTTCGGAACGTAACCACCGTAAGGGTACTGGCCGAAGTTAAGCGCCGCATGCTGAGCGGAGGCAAGCCAGATGAGGGTGGTGAGGATGGAGGTGAGGTCCTCTGGTTCGGAGAGTTTGGGCCACCAGCTCTCTTGGCGAAGATCGGCGTGGCCTACGTTGATGGCCTCGCTGTACCAGTCTTGGAGTTCAGAATCGGACCGGATGACGGTCGAGTCCGGGTAGTACCGGTTCACGTAGGTTCGAACCCATGACTCGATTGCTGACCAGACGAGTAGACCATCGTTGGCGTAAGGGTAATCTTCCATCACCAGCTTTATTCCATGCGGCCGCGTGGAGTCTTTGACAGCCATTCCCCTGCAATAATCCAAGGTTTCAGTTTTCTGAAGAAGGAAAGTGAAGAAGGGTTGGTTAATAATGAGAAGGAATTGGGAAGGGACCTTCGGAGGAGATCGGCAGGGAGACCTTCAAGGTCGAAGCGCCAGAAATTGCGGTAGGCAGCAGCGCTGATCTCCATGCAGCATTGGCCAGGGGTGAAGCAAGACTCAATGACACCGCCGGCATTGATGAGGATCTGGCGGGCCAAGGCGTTGATTTCCATGGTGTACCTCATGTGGGGATCCAGAAGCTTGAAGATGGGGTGCATTGCGCTCAATTGCCTGTGAGCCGCTAGTATGAAGGGCTCTATGCAGGCGTGGGTTCGCAACCAGTGGTTCACCAGCTGGTGAACCCCTGCATCGTTGGAGCAGACGTGGGCTTTCGCCAGTTGCCACAGCCAGTTCGTGGTGGCGTCCACCGGAGGGGTAAGAACTCGCTTCCACGACGAGGAGGAAATAGCCCCTGTGTAGGGGAGACTCAGCTCGATGGCGATGGGCTTGAGAGTCCTGAGTCGCGTCAGGAAAAAGAGGGTACGAGTGGCGTATGCTTTACGACCGTCCTGGGCATTTATCCTCTCCAGAAATGGCAAGTAGCTATCGTGGTAGTCCAGTACAAACAGCTTCTTCTCCTCCAAGGCCTGTTGTACGGACATCCCCTCAAGAAGGCCTATGATGTGTTCTTCCTTGATTGCCGATTCCGGTGGACCGTAGATCCCTGGATCCAGATTGCTTACCGGAGGGAAGACTTCAAGCCTTTGGATGCTAACGGGGTTGATCCCTGCGATTGCCTGACGACCGAATTCGTCGTCTCGTAGCCAAGCAAACTTGTCCTCTGCAACAACATTTTAGGTAACATCAAGGTCAGTCAAGCAAATCAATGATGGAAGATGGATAATTATAATAATGGGTAGCTAGCTATTAGCTCGATCGCTTACTAGTGAGAATCCCGGGAGTGTCGTATCTGAGAAGTCCCTGGCTGGATTCTTGAATACTACGAACAACCTTGGGCAAGGGAAGCTTCTTAAGGAGCTGATCATGTAAACCTACTTTAAGGAGTAGCCCTTCTTTGTAGAGGCTATCCACATCAGAGAACCCCTTGAAGTCATGGTTGTCCGCAGAGAGACTCGCCATTATAGATGGTATCAAGTTGTGGAGAATCGCCTTTAGATTCCCATCAGACAATGTTTCTAGCTTCGCCTCCTCAAATGCTTCATCCCTAGGCACATATATCGGCAGGGGATCCTCCACACGGATCTCTGCCCTCATATCTGCCAACAACATCAGTGAAACAAAACGATTTGAAACAAGCCCCTCTCCGGTGATGGCTGAAATATGATAAGAAGTTGCAGAGGTAGAAAAATTTATAACTAACCAGTATCGGTGGGAGAGCGACCAGTTCGGCATCGCCGAGGATAAGGTATGCTTTGACCTCCGAGGGCAACTCTGGATAACTCGATCCCCTTGTCTGGATTGCCCAGGTCGTTGTAAGTATCATAGTCGTATATCCTATCGGATACCTTTCTAGTCCCCTTTCCATTACCTCTTAGCTCTTTCAGTTCCTTCTCTCTTAACTCTTTCAGTCCAGCTGGTGTATCAGAAGGCAAAAATGGCTGCCCAGAACAAAAATTATCCCAAATTATACaaataataatttgaattttCCAATTTAACAAGATCACAATTTTGATTCAAGCTACAGTAGCTGAAGGATATTCGCATAAGAAATTGAAATCTGGTAGCCACCCCACTTGTATACTCTAAAACCCAcaaatgataaaatatcaagTTCCAGCGAAGAAAGAGTATTAATAATTTGGACAAAGTTTGTTCTGTTTTGTTTACTTCTGAAAAGCACCATTTTAATATTGGTTTCTGGAGTGCAAAATTTGCAAATGACATTTCTAATTTCCAACAAAGAACGTGTCAACACGGTGAATGATTTGTCCACATAGTCTGGCTTTGACCTTTGAATCTTCAATTGGATACGAAAAACAATGTTGAAAAAGTAACCGACGAGTTTGGTGGATTTTGAATAGTTTGAGGTTGAATTTGAAGGGGAGGAATATCAAAAGAGTCGGTAATGAATAAAATTACCttattggagaagaagattctgttttctgGATGATCTTTCTTCGATTGAACCCAGGAGTTGCAGACGAAATTGACAGGGCCACTTGCGAAGCCTTCGATGGTTATGGTCTCCAAGAAGAACTCGTTCTGATGTTTGTTGATTACTATTATGGCACCCGGTTCCCCAAAATTCGAGGCCACAGTAAGTTCTGCTGTGTAATTGTCTCTTTCCGcttgaagattccatttcttcgACCAGTCCTTCAGAGCCGcttttgtgctcttctttggcTCCTTTGTTTCTGCAGAATCGGTAAAAAGTCAGTTCGATTGATAATAGAATCACATAAATAGATCACTATTTGATGAAACTTGGGAGATTTATTATAACCTGATACGAAAAGAACCCAAAAAAGCAAATTTCCTCAGATCAATCATCAAAGACATCAAAATCCtccaaaaaaaacccaaaaggagagatttttattggaaaaggaaGACAACCCAGGAAAAAAAGGATGAGCCCAGAAAGGAAAACAGAGTAACTTCCAATTTTTATGCAGGACAGAATGAAGGTTTTTAGCAGTGGAAGAGGAAAAGAACTCACTTGGATCGATTTCGGTGCTAATAAGCTGTAAGACAACATTCCTTCCAACCTTGTCAGTCAAGGCGTCCAGATGTTTTGCGATTTTCTCCCTCAAATCTTCCTTGTTCTTCCTCCTTACAGTAACCACAGCTCTCACCTTAAACTTCACGGGCTTCTCTGGAGCAACAATTTTAAACAAATCCTCACTAATAGCCGCAACAGGGACCGATGCAGCCTTCCCCGAATGCAGTCTTCTTTTCTCCGAAGGAATCAAAACAGGAGAAAATGAAAGCTTGTTTTGTTGCTGGTTGAACCGATGATTAAGGGAAAATcctgaagaagaaggaaggaaagacGATCTCTCCACCAAAGACGAACCCAGGAATTCCTTGGCCACGGCCATGAATCTTCAATCTAGAAATTGCTGTTTTCCTCCTGTTCAGATCTCAGAggacagggagagagagaagcaatcTGGAGAGGAACAGAAAATGGTTTTTGCGGGTTTGGTGAGTTGGGTATTAATAGTGAAAGGGAGAGTGGACACTTTCAAAAGAGAAATTGGAAATCGAGAGCTGCTAAAATGCTTCTCACCGTCCAGGCATCCACACGTTTTTTAGTTCTCTTCTACTTCTTagtatttgtttttcttcttctttttccattccttATGTTTCATCAGCAACAGTTAGAGCAACGGAAGACTCGTTTTCTAGATTTAGACTCGGAAGGAAGAGAGACAGTCAAAACGAGTATATGATATGGGCTTTCCAGTAGGAACGCGGAAACCAGAAGCACAGACTCAGGTAAAGTTCTCTCTATGTCCTTTGCTTCTCttaaaatgacaattttatCCTACTTATGGTTTCAATTAGGGGATGAAACAGGGCaggatttcttaaaaccctgaGCTAATCTTAGGTCCCTAAAACTCAACTTAGGTCCAGTCCAACCCAATCCTGCTGGATTGTTGGCCGAATTGACCCTACTTGgtcttgtatatatattttttgttttttttctgtgAAAAATCACATATGTTAAGTCTATACTTATCAAACGAGGGTGGAGAGATGTTAAGATCTAATCCATAAGTTTACAGCAAACAAGGTTGTCAATTTGATTATAAGATAGACATTTTAATCACCTGGCAA is drawn from Macadamia integrifolia cultivar HAES 741 chromosome 7, SCU_Mint_v3, whole genome shotgun sequence and contains these coding sequences:
- the LOC122083217 gene encoding linoleate 13S-lipoxygenase 3-1, chloroplastic-like, whose amino-acid sequence is MAVAKEFLGSSLVERSSFLPSSSGFSLNHRFNQQQNKLSFSPVLIPSEKRRLHSGKAASVPVAAISEDLFKIVAPEKPVKFKVRAVVTVRRKNKEDLREKIAKHLDALTDKVGRNVVLQLISTEIDPKTKEPKKSTKAALKDWSKKWNLQAERDNYTAELTVASNFGEPGAIIVINKHQNEFFLETITIEGFASGPVNFVCNSWVQSKKDHPENRIFFSNKPFLPSDTPAGLKELREKELKELRGNGKGTRKVSDRIYDYDTYNDLGNPDKGIELSRVALGGQSIPYPRRCRTGRSPTDTDMRAEIRVEDPLPIYVPRDEAFEEAKLETLSDGNLKAILHNLIPSIMASLSADNHDFKGFSDVDSLYKEGLLLKVGLHDQLLKKLPLPKVVRSIQESSQGLLRYDTPGILTKDKFAWLRDDEFGRQAIAGINPVSIQRLEVFPPVSNLDPGIYGPPESAIKEEHIIGLLEGMSVQQALEEKKLFVLDYHDSYLPFLERINAQDGRKAYATRTLFFLTRLRTLKPIAIELSLPYTGAISSSSWKRVLTPPVDATTNWLWQLAKAHVCSNDAGVHQLVNHWLRTHACIEPFILAAHRQLSAMHPIFKLLDPHMRYTMEINALARQILINAGGVIESCFTPGQCCMEISAAAYRNFWRFDLEGLPADLLRRGMAVKDSTRPHGIKLVMEDYPYANDGLLVWSAIESWVRTYVNRYYPDSTVIRSDSELQDWYSEAINVGHADLRQESWWPKLSEPEDLTSILTTLIWLASAQHAALNFGQYPYGGYVPNRPPLMRRLIPAEGDPDYAYFMADPQRFFFSALPSLLQSTQFMAVVDTLSTHSTDEEYLGERQQPSIWTGDAEMVEAFYGFSADMRRIEMEIEKRNNDSSLNNRCGAGVLPYELLAPSSEPGITCRGVPNSISI